The genomic stretch TTTTGACACATTTGGAAGGTTTAGAATTGTTAATTACACTTACAGTGTACCtggattggggggggggggggctactcctgggaattcttggtgggggtgtgctgcCCCGTTCctcaaatcctgacccgatttcagaccaaaaaatgtaattttccacacccgtttccagacctggcctttaagcagaaattatgttatcattacttaatAGCCGTTACAGcgcaaccaaaaaaatttcaaatccattttgaatttgcctgtttctctttcttgcttactcatttggaattgaaatgataaatacTTTCATACACTCTGTAGTTccttcgaaaaccatacccaattccagaccaaaatgggcggGCAAGGTGTATatccattttcagaccaaaaaggctcAAAAACCCCAACCGATGGGCAGCACATATATACCTATACGGcttatataaggaagtaccctctccccccccccccccccagggcaGTATACAGTGTATCTAAGgaccaaaaacagtttttaaaaagtttgtgtCATAATTCTTTAAGCATATGCTGTTCACTTTGAATACTACTACTTGTTTCCTGATTTCTTTTACTAGCTGGACAGTTAGGTGGTGAAGCTGATAGAGCAATAGAAGATGTATCATCAAAGCCACCAAACATTCTCATATACTGTGGCAGCAGTGACAGTCATAACAAGACATTCAATGCTTTAAAACAGACACTTTTGCAAGTTATTAATATACATAGTTATGCCATCTACAAACTCCATGAGAAACATGTAAATACACATCCATGGATGGACAACACCACATTGTTAGTTCTTGGAAATAATGATTCAATGTCAGCATCAGTACAAAAGGACTTCATCAAGTACCTCACAGGTGGAGGAAAGATCTTAAGCTTGTGTagttcatttacatgtaatgtcAAGAAGCTTCCTTGGGATGGCAAATATTGCCCCTTTCCTGCTTCATTTGAAGTTAATcatccagaattttttcaagGAGAGCCACAGAATCTTTCAGCACTTTGTGAACCTTTTTACTTTGAAGGTGAGTGTTCTGATTTTATTACTGACCTATCACTACTGATTACATCCTGTGTATTGttcagtgtacatgtacatgtaagggTGCATTCAGTTGCCCACTGGAAAAGGAATACAACCAGGCAAATTCAATGCACAGAAAGAATTGCCTGGCAACTGCAAAAGTGTTTGacagaaacaaaatttttgaatgGTTCACAAGAGGTAGAGGTGTAGAACAACAGTGATCCTTACAGACAAAGAAAAGGGAAATGCTGCTTCAAATTGTAGGATGAATTGTACTTGTAACCATTTGGAGGAGAAACATCTGTTGAGCAGAAGGGCTGTACAGTGTAGAAGAAACACAAAAGGCACAAAAGATCAGCTTTATTGATAAGATGGTTATTAGAAATTGCAAAAAGAAGACAAATTGGGCTTGGAATGGTGTGGATGGACTATAAAAAGGTGTAAATGTGTGATATGATCCTACATTTGTGGATTatcaaaatgtttacaaatgtTTGGAGCAGCAGAGAATATGCTCACTGACAGGTTATTGGAAAAGAGTATGGATCAGTGGAAAATAGAACTAACAGCAGAAGGACAGACATTGTCCTGTTGATATAAGGAGAGGAATTTCCCTGGGGGATAGCTTATTACCACTACGTTTTGTTGTGGCTCTCATTCCTCTGTCTGTACTTTGGTATTGAGGGAAACAAAAGCTGGGTATGATCTGGGCAAAAGAAATGGTGTTTCAATCATCTTCTGTTTATGGGTGatttaaaattacagtgtattaTGGAAAGAATGAGAGGCAAGTGGGTACCCTTAGTAAATATTGTCCGAATTTTCAGCAAAGATATTGGAATGGAATTCAGAAGATGCAAGTGTACTGTGCTTAATATGACATGAGGAAAGGTATTCTCGTGCAAAGGTATTGTTTTAACAGAATAATTTTATGGCCAAACTATCAGAGGGCTTGAGAAAGGTGACGGGTATAAAGTACCTTGAAATGATGTATTAAAGCATAGTGACATGAAAGTGCCAATATCCAGAGAATATTTAAAGAGGAtagttgcttttgttatttttccagGAGACCAAACTGTTGTTGTACAGGAGGCAGAAACCAAAAATCCAGTTGTTATACAGTTGCATGAAGGGCATGGCAGTGCAGTGTTATGTCTTATAGATTTGACATTTTTGGATGATTATCCCACAGTAAAACTGCAAGATCAGGAGGAAGAATGGGATGCTTGTTTAAAGAAGTCCAGGAATTCCAGGATAGGCTTGTTgtcaaatattttacaatttctAGGAATAAACTGTCAGCCACAAAATGCTCCAGAACTAACTCCACTTCTTCttttagcgagaaaaatagTAAGTATTTCAAACCATGTGTACAGCTGTAGTTTGAAACTTATTGATCCAGGTAATTGTCCCCGCATGAGAAGGCATCCGAGTAACTCACACTTATATAAAGGAAAGTACTTTTAATATAGTAACAGTAAAAATATGCAGTTAGTTCACCTGAAAAAATCTTTTGCTTAAAATAACTATTTGCTAAAATGGGGGCCACAAGGAATCATTGGGTAATGATGATGTTTTAGCCCTAAACAATGCCAAACACCCTAAAGCAGCTTTATTGTGTCAACTATTACAAGACAAGTATACTTGATGTAACCAATGATAATTCAACAGAATGGtggtaataggccatttgcatgatggcgtcattttactactatgaccagaatccttttagttttttctttcgTATTTAAATTCTTTTATCCCAGCAAGATTTACAactgtaaataacaaaagctctttttgcacaacaaaacaaaattctgaaggattctggtcatgGTAGTAAAATGgtgtcatcgtgcaaatggcctattgattgAATTAATGTGGAAAATTATTTACTCTTTTAAGGATCAGGATAAACTATTTCATTCCTTGAAGTCAAGCCTCAAGAACAATGTTTGCAATGGAAATGACCTCTCCTTACATTTTGTGCCAAATGGGCAACCTATTCCCAAAGCTACAGACACCTTGTTACCTGTAATCGCTGGAGATAAAAATTGTCAGACATTGTCATTCAACTGGAAGAAATATCAAGAGCATTTAAAGACCAAAGTTTTGGGTCAGGTGATGTTCTACACTGATGTAATCACATCAACACAAACAGTGTTTGACGGGTGAGTTTTCTACATTCAAAGGTATTCATCAATAACCACTAGTCAGACATAAATGTCAGTTTGGGATGATTGCTATTATGCTTGGCCTGTCATCAAGAATAGTAAAAATTATGAGGGTTACTTGATGTCGCCCAGTGAGTGCTTGCAAAATCCCTTCAGATTATATCCCTCTAGGTCATTAATTTAATGTCAAAGTTGACTGCTGGTAATTTCTCACACCCTGTCTACAATGTATTTTCTCAAAGAcggaattatttttttcatgctGTTATTATTAATAAACTGGCCATGATTAACACTTGGGTTATAATGCACAGGAGACCTGTATGATAGCTGTTGTGTGAATTTTGACTGTTCTGGGGAACAAATTTTGACTCAGATTAAAACAGAAGTGTAACTGGGGCCATTTCTTCAGTTCACATTGGTAGTTTTAATCAGAAATGCAGCTATTTTGTCTTCAGATAGCCAtaaactttttaaacatttttttttaccttttaaaCAGCTATGCTGCTGCACCCAGCTACCCTTTAAACAGGATTGCTATTTAACAACACAGTTAGTGTCccaataattttatatttaaatgtataataaaattaatattgtgaCACTAACTCATCAAACTGGTTGTCAAATATGTTACATGTATAAAGTTCCAGCTGGTTATGAGGAATTAGCCAGAGGATTGGATCCAGTGGGAAacagtgaaatattttgaatgaatgaataataatagatttttttttttttcaaaatataataattaattaacctGGTTGAATTTTTCAATTTAGGAATTACACATTTGTACAAAACATCCCTGAAGATGTAGGTGTCATAGTAACTGCTGCACAGCAAATTAAAGGCCAAGGTGAGTTAATTAAATGAACCTATTTCTACAGTAAGCTACAAAAACATAATGTCATGCATTGTAACAGGtgtaacaataatattttttttatctgactGTTAATTAGTTTTATTAACAGACTGCCATTGATCTGACTGTGTGTTCTCAGTTGTTATAGAAGGTGCAGTTATCATATTGTATTCAAgcaaagagattttttttttacacaggTTGTTATCTACATCTGTTGTTTCCCAACTAGTTTGTCAGAgagtaatatatatatatataaagatTACTCTTTTTGTGCATTTTAGAATCTTAattcaacaaaatattttaatgtACCTGAGTGATTAAACCTAATGGGTTCATCATTTATCTTAATGAGTTATAAAACATGAAATAGTGAGGACATTTATTTGTGATTTTTGTATTATTAGTAAGCTGTCTTGAAAGTATACTTTAACATTCATCTTTAGGTCGTGGTGGTAATATATGGCTCTCACCAGCTGGGTGTATGATGTTTTCCATACACATAAGGATTCCATTTGCTTCCAATCTTGGTCAGAGGCCACCATTCTTACAGCATATTGCCTCTCTGGCAATTGTTAATGCGGTCAGATCCAAGTCAGGGTATGAGGTCTGTAAATTTTGTATgtacatttataaaataatccTGCCGTTCTGTACATGCCAGACCTAAATCAGATTGTCCAGTGTAAAATTAGTCATAATACTCTGTCCAAACCATTTTGGCCATAAGAGGCAATAAAGGGTACACatataaatatttattcataatattttaggctttttagGTATGGCTTGCACATGCTAAAATAATGTACATTGTGGTCAAATAATTTTGGATACAAGAGTAAATAAAAGTAGggaaaaaaaagattagtgGTTATAAACCTAAGCTTCAGACTTACAGTGTATAGTACATTGTACACTAGATCTGTTGGATCTGTAGCTAGTATGTCAAACATTTTAAGCAGATTAATGTGTTAAACATGTAGAGCTCGTCTAACGCTCTTGCGTGCCACATGAGCATTTGTTGCTGAAACTACAACGGCATAGGATAGATGGCTCTCTATTACTGTGGATTAGAAATTTTTTGACGAATAGAAGGCAGCGTGTCATGTTAAGGGGCAATTGTTCAGAATGGTCACCCATGATTTCAGGCGTGCCCCAAGGAACAATACTCGGCCCAATCTTATTtatcatttatataaatgattATTTCGACAAATATAACATCAACAGTGAAAATCTATGCTGATGGCACCAAAATCTATCGAACGATCAATGAGCCTGATAAGGATATACCAGCCTTACAGCTCGACCTGAATAGATTAAGTGATTGGGCTAACAAGTGGCAGTTGCGCTTTAATCCTGAAAAATGTGAAGTCATTCATGCAACGCACAGTAGGGACAGATCAAAGCCAAGTTACTCTCTAGGTGTGCAACTAAAATCTGTTGAAAGTGTCAAGGACCTAGGGGTTACAATAAACTCTGATCTATCTTGGGGTAAACATGTCCCAACATAGTAAACAAGGCAAACAAAGTGTTAGGTGTAATTAAGGAAATGATAATCGGTATGCCTTTTCTTGCCTCTTTAAGTCGTTGCTAAGACCTACTGGTATATACTTGAATATGCTGCCCCCGTCTGGAGCGCCTACCAAAAAAAGGATattgaatccttggaaaaagtTCAAAGAAGAGCATCACGGTTGGTGTTAAAGCAAAAGCGCAGAGAAATGAGCTATGAAGACCGCTGCGGcttaatgaattggcaaactcTGGAGAAACATAGAGAGTTCTTATCTCTAGTTCAGTGCTACAAGATAGTTTTTGGAATAGATAGCCTTcctttttccgatttttttaaacttactaaaattaatgtaatcAAACTTGAGCCAATCAAGATTATAAGCTCTATGTAAAAGTTGCCATCCTGAATTGCTACAAATATTCTTTCTTTGTACTGATTGTCAATGCGTGAGAATAATTTGCCTAAAGATGTTGTATGCGCAGGATCGCTGGCTTTATTTCGCAAGAGATTAAGGATTTATATGAATATCAAATGATACAATTGTAAAGAGTTTTAATTATGATGTGCAAATGATGTTTTTTATTCTAGTTTTTAGGTTTTAGATTTTTCTCTCTGTATATAATGTTTTAGATTCTAGATTTTACCttttcatcttttatttttgGGAATCTTTTACACTGTATATAGGGTTGACCTCTAGATATCCCCTTTTGAGAGATATTTAATTTGTAACTTTAGTTTTATCTCTTGAATAAAGTATTATGTTGTATTGTATAAATAGCaacattttaaaaagtattttgttttaCACAATGTCTGTCTTAGGAGATAAACATTTGTCTCAAGTGGCCAAATGATATTTATTTTGGTGACAAGGTCAAGATTGGAGGTGTTATCGTGACATCATCTGCTATGAGTGGTACTCTGAGTGCAGTCATAGGTATATGACattattcatttcaatacatttttggaggggggcttatatgtATTATTTACCTTGGAATCTTACAATTTATAATCAATGTATAATCAAGTGTAACTGATTCATCATCTTAACCCTATAAAAATTTCAATGGCATGAGATCCATGTGCCCTAGCTTTGCTTCAGGTCCTCTAATTGTAATTTACTATAAAACAGCTTTAGtaaatttgttttaactttaaatatttattttaggaATGGGTGTAAACCTTGCTAACAGTAAACCAACCATCAGCATCAATGAGATCATATCCCAACACAACAAGGAGCATAACACCAACTTAGAGCCACTAGTTTTAGAGGAAATACTGGCAAGGACTGTTAACAACATGGAGGCCCTTGTTGATGACTTCCAAGACAATGGATCAGATTCATTTCTAACCAACTACTACAAGCATTGGCTACACAGGTTTTTACAAGTTCTATATTTTGAACTAGAATTAATTAAAATAGCCTGTTAACATGTTTTTACTAAATGTTTTGGAACTTCCTGGATGATTCTTTTATTAGTGTCTGAAAAGTGTCTTTCTTTGCAGCATACGAAGAAAGTATAGTCTCCagtagcccagggctagtggattttgctatcgggggATTGtgcgggctagtgaattctgttttcaaCTTGTCCGACGGGCaggtgatgttttttgaggaattcgaataacagaagaacggtgaaatcaattctgcttatcaaaaagcttttggggctagttgaaatgacgtctgggctagtaaatgctagcttcagcttgccgaatggcaagctgtaaaaatgattttctctGCACCCTGTTCTGGTGGACACAATTTGAATAACTACCAATTATTTTTATCTAGCTTTTGCCAAAGcattttctaaaaataatgtacatgtgCACTGATTGTGTAGCTTTCTAAAttcaaataatattatttttgtggAGATAAGCAATACCAGTCAAACAGAGATTGGGTAAAGATATGCGGAtcaaaaaagtcacaaaacagCATACTTGGATTGATACCAACCCTATTAATCACCatataatataaaaataattatttgttattgttgtagTGATGCAAGGGTGAAGCTGGCAATGAATGGAACTGTGGAGGAAGTCAAGATAACTGGGCTCGATGATTTTGGATTTCTGTCAGTACAGACAAACTCTGGAAAAACTCTATCAGTACAACCAGATGGAAACAGCTTTGACATGCTTAAAAATTTAATTGCCATGAAAGATAGCTAGTCTGTAGGACATTCATAATTTATTGCTTGCATCATACATTGTCTACAGGGTTCAGAAAAGTTTGGTGAAGAGGGAATACACTATGAAATACATACTATCTACACATACATGTAGGTTTGATTTCAGACAGATGTTGtgtttttttatcatttctgGTAGCCTCAATAGAATTGTTTGCCTAGTATCTATTCACCAGATAAGAAAAATCTTCATATGAAATTTAGTAGAAAACTGCCACAAACACCTTAGTTTAAACCTCCATTTGCAAGTCATGGATTATTTTGTTACTAACAGTtatcataactgtaacaaaattaTCTCATCCAAATGGCTAGCAACTGCTCTGTCTTCAGCACTAATGGGACAGTGTGATAGAACAGTATGGTCATTCCAATGTAAAATTGCACAGTACATGTACAGGCCATCTCCACACACTTTTTTCACTTTGAGCAAAAAACCTTGGGGATATCTTGTGTGTGTTTAATTcacaaaaataataagaaaaattttgttatagttatgacgCATTGGTTTAATAGATCTTTTTGTTGATCAAACAAATTGGACTCCTGCTTTGGCTttaaggaggcagcgtggccgagtggtcattGTGTCAGACCCGCAATACGGCAGTCCCAGGTTTGAGTCCCACTCTGTTGACTTGCTGGATGTGTTAGTTGGTCACCCTGCATTCAAATCCTCACCCATGCTTGTAAAGacccaactggttgcctcctgcc from Porites lutea chromosome 1, jaPorLute2.1, whole genome shotgun sequence encodes the following:
- the LOC140923661 gene encoding LOW QUALITY PROTEIN: biotin--protein ligase-like (The sequence of the model RefSeq protein was modified relative to this genomic sequence to represent the inferred CDS: substituted 1 base at 1 genomic stop codon), whose product is MPLLGAGWLSGYVVTTFAGLSRGLKWTTSTSYFAARVLRSSSSSGQLGGEADRAIEDVSSKPPNILIYCGSSDSHNKTFNALKQTLLQVINIHSYAIYKLHEKHVNTHPWMDNTTLLVLGNNDSMSASVQKDFIKYLTGGGKILSLCSSFTCNVKKLPWDGKYCPFPASFEVNHPEFFQGEPQNLSALCEPFYFEGEXDQTVVVQEAETKNPVVIQLHEGHGSAVLCLIDLTFLDDYPTVKLQDQEEEWDACLKKSRNSRIGLLSNILQFLGINCQPQNAPELTPLLLLARKIDQDKLFHSLKSSLKNNVCNGNDLSLHFVPNGQPIPKATDTLLPVIAGDKNCQTLSFNWKKYQEHLKTKVLGQVMFYTDVITSTQTVFDGNYTFVQNIPEDVGVIVTAAQQIKGQGRGGNIWLSPAGCMMFSIHIRIPFASNLGQRPPFLQHIASLAIVNAVRSKSGYEEINICLKWPNDIYFGDKVKIGGVIVTSSAMSGTLSAVIGMGVNLANSKPTISINEIISQHNKEHNTNLEPLVLEEILARTVNNMEALVDDFQDNGSDSFLTNYYKHWLHSDARVKLAMNGTVEEVKITGLDDFGFLSVQTNSGKTLSVQPDGNSFDMLKNLIAMKDS